DNA sequence from the Gadus morhua chromosome 21, gadMor3.0, whole genome shotgun sequence genome:
tttcaatattttttattgcaccattaaataaatatagTCTCTGTCAGTCAGCAATCTGGGATCTGGATTGGCTTGGAGCTCAGTAGAGTGACACGGTTCTGTTTCCTCAGGCACAACGAGGGAAAGACCTTCTTGGTCTGGGTCAACGAGGAGGACCACCTCAGGGTCATCTCCATGCAGAAGGGAGGCAACATGAAGGAGGTCTTCAACCGCTTCTGCACCGGCCTCACAAAGGTATGAATCCCTGCTCCTCAACCCCTCAGGTTAAGATTAAGAAGGACACATACATTTTGATGCCACCACTCATTTCTGTAGCGCCTGCCTTAAACAAATGTCCATGACAGAGACTTGTTTTTTAACTCCCCATTGCTATAATTCCTACGTCCAATCGCATCATTACCCTCACGCCTTCCTGTTAAAGGAACGATGCAACCTCTTAACCAATAGATACCTCGCGCCATGGAGAATCCCATGCCTTCTCTTAGCTGCACACTCAAAACCAAACCACCTCCCGATGTTATTGCAGATCGAATCCCTGTTCAAGGACCGAGGACACGAGTTCATGTGGAACGAGCACCTGGGATACGTCCTCACCTGCCCCTCCAACCTGGGCACCGGGCTGCGCGCCGGCGTCCACGTGAAGATCCCCAACCTCAGCAAGCACGAGTCCTTCGGAGAGGTCCTCAAGAGGCTGAGGCTCCAGAAGCGTGGAACAGGTAAATACGTTGAACCGCATGTAGCTAAAGGACTTACCCTGAACCCTAGATGGCCCTTAACCCCTGAACCTAGAAGTATATGACTAGATGGCTTTGGACCTTAAACCGTGTCCCTGACACCTCTCCCTTAAGTGAAAGGTGccttagccctaaccctaagggAAGATGACTCTATCCATGACACCTTAGAGTTGACCCTAGATGACCCTTAACCCTGTACGGCCCCCACATCACATTTGTAtctaacccctcctcctcctcattcagGTGGCGTGGACACCGCCGCAGTGGGCGGAGTCTTCGACATCTCCAACGCCGACCGGCTGGGCTTCTCGGAGGTGGAGCTGGTGCAGATGGTGGTGGATGGCGTCCGACTGATGGTGGACATGGAGAAGCGCCTGGAGGCCGGCCAGGCCATCGACGACCTCATGCCCGAGCAGAAGTGAACTCTGACCCACTATAACCCTTGACCTatgtcccccgcccccccactcccaccccaCTCCCATCCACAACAACCACCCCCCTCACGTCATTCACctatatccctccctcccttccttcgtatatatatatatttatatatatgaatatatatatcagaAACCAATAATGTAAAGTACAAGAGGGAGACTCCATTCTGTCCTGCGATAGCTTCGTCTTCCAACAGCAGCTCTGGAGGGGTTTTCTATCTTCTGTTCACGTAGTTGTTGGATGAACACCTCAAATAAAGTCTTTGGCCCAATCCATGACCTCCTggtgttattattaatgttttttacATACATATGAAATTAGATGCTACTGGCTCAAAGATgcatattcaattcaattttatttctataacccttaatcacaggtacagtctcagaGTGCTTAaaaggccatatatttatgatatttattaaatatactGGTAAACCGTGGACACCATCAATGGAACCCTTTTGTCCACCTGGCTGTATCATTCAGCTGCTGTGAAATATTAATCTTGATAAGAAATGCCTGCACTCATGGCGATCTTAATTACTGACATATGGACaggttattatatattttaatatactATGTTATATTATCTTAATCTCTGACTGttaatgtgttttgtgtattgTGTTTTGTGGTCAAACTCCGGTGCAGGGTATTTCAGCCTCAGTGTTGTTTCAAGAGGTCGACAGAGAAGGAGCATAGCTGTTCGTTGGGAGTATAGCCAATAGACGGCAGCTCAACGCGCTTTACCAATGAAACACATGTTTGGCTTTAGAGATGAAGAAAGCTGTTGGCCTTTAGATTCCGTTGGTTTCAGCAAATCAACCAAAGCTGTAATCTGATTGGATGTGGCTTGGTGTGGGAGGGGCTTTTGAGAGGAGGATCCTAATcggtgtatgcgtgtctgtgtttgtgcgtgcgtgtatctgtaaatgtgtgcattggtggaggtggtcggggcggggagggggttcATTGGGTTTATCTGCACTGCTCTGGGGTTTTATAGTACTGCATTACTTCATAGTACTGAATACTTAACTGCTAATGCAGACCTAACACTCTCACAGATCAGATGTTAACATGTAAACTAATGAGAGCATCCTAGGGTTAGGCTGCAAAGCAACCCTAACCCCTTTACCACtatgaattaataaatacagGTGTTTaatatctgaaaaaaaaatgctcaagtctctgtattcatttatttcattttcagTTTTAAATTTAGCCTGTATTTTCCCCCTTTAACATTATCTTAACATTATCGTTTTATTTATAGCCAGGGGACATAAAGGGACATCTTTTAAGCAAACTATTCGATGGTACTTAATAACCAGGTATTCTGGTTGATCGAGGGTAGAGGTTAGCATGATGCACCCTGTAGTAAGTAGAGCTTGACCACGCCCCGGTCCAGCAATAGGAAGGAGTATCCTGCAAGATGTAGGTCTACCGTCCCACAATTCCTTGCGGCAGTATAATTCAAAACAACGCACCATTCTTCCAttctataaaacaaaacatccattttttttacattcaatCAAGCAAATTCGGATCAATGTCCATAATTATGAGTCGACAGGAGTGTGGCAACTATTATCAATGTTACAACTACCGTTTTGTTTCCTTTTTGAGACTATTAGCCTatgttattctatttatttgtatttcaaaCGGTAGGCCTAGTTATAAAGTATTTTTTCACCGTGTTGTCCACGTTTATACAGCCTGTGTGAAACAGCACTGTTAGAATTCCCGATGCAAAGTATCTAAGATGCGCTTTCAGTAGTCCATCCTCGGTACGGTGTAGTTTTACCATGGCGACCCCGTCCACAACGTCCACCGcctgtctctccttcctcccaggCATGAAACCTTTGTGTTATACTTGAGTCCACCCTCTCCCTCGAACCTCATATCCATCAAGTTTTCAAATCGTCCTTTTACCACATTCGCAATATCGCAAagatctgcctctctctctctctctctctctctctctctctctctctctctctctctctctctctctctctctctctctctctctctctctctctctcgtggcctgctgctgagacactgatccacgccttcatctcctcGTCACAACTACTCCAGAATGCACGCGCCCAACTCCTAGTCTCACACCAAACCCTggcaccacatcacccccaACCTAAAGGACCTCCATTGGCTTCCTATCTCCCACCAAATGAATGTGAAGATCCTGGTCCTAACCCCAAAGCCCTCCACCAACTGGCTGCCCCATATCtcactgtcctcctctccccctccaccctctcggTCCCTCAGGTCCACCTCAGCCGGCCTTCTCTGAACCCCCAAGTCCAACCTTCGCAGTTTAGGGGACAGAGCCATCACCTGGGCAGCTCCTTGGCTCTGGAACCCCCTCCCCGAAGACCTCAGAGACCCTGAGTCCCTCCCAGTCTTCCAATCCCGCCTCAAGACCCATCTTTTCTCTACTGACTTTTCTTAGCAGGCCCCCTAATCCACCTGTGTGTCAGTGCtgtatgtgttgtttgttttgctacCACAGCCCCTCAGGGAAAAGCAACTTTGAGTcatagaaaagcgctatataaatcaaGTGTAAGTGCAGTCAAATTCTCTTTGCACCGCGTTGGTCTTTTCTTAAGTCTTTATGAATTCTCCTTCACATCTTTCCATGTCTTTATGACGTTTTACATCAAGGTCAAAGCAAAGAGGTTAGAAAATAGTATATGACGTAATTTTTGGACCACCCGACCGCAACCAAGGTCCCACAGGAGATAGCGGAAGGGGCGTGGCTATCAGGCTCTTCATTGCAAAATTTATATATGACGTCATGGATACATTAATTCTCTTTGAAAGGTAAATACGGAAATAAATATgtgaattaaataaataaaatacacgtGATGAATAAAATCGAAATAAACAGCAATGCTATGAACCGGCTAATAAATTGAAACCCTGAAATAGAAACGGTGCTCATTGGCCCTTTATTTGGCGCTCTAATAAATTATGGTTATTTgttcatatattttatatatttaaatccTGATGAAACGCGATATAGATTTATTATCCGTTTATTCTGGTTCGGTTGTAGATGTCGTCCACCTGCCGGGCAGCAGGTGACGCGGTGGTGTTGCGTCAACAACCTGCCCGCGCGCAGGTCCACAGGCAGTGACTCTCGCGCTGCTATAGAAATGCCATAAcagcacagcagcagcatcccgAGCTCGAGCGACGACACGGACGGTCGGCGATTCCccatttcaaataaaatccccggTCAATATTAATTGCCGTTCTTTTCCTCACATCCCCGCGGTGCTGCTCGAGACACACATGACGCAGTTTTGAATTAAAGACGCGGATATCGCGGGGTTTTGTTGCGGAGCGGCGCGGCGCATCTGGAGCGGAGGTAAGAGAGAGGAtggcggggaggaggggagggacacgGCGCGCCCTGCCTCGGCCTGCCCGGAATCCATACTGATGAATTGTATTCATAGGGAGGTGTGCATTGTGTTTTTTACTGTAGGTGGGGAACGAAAAACCACGGAATGGGTGTAGGCTATCCCCCGTGAATCTAAAACCGTGGTGTCAGAACACGCGTTGAGTCTCCATTCAGATGACATGTTATATTTAATGGTGGCCTGTATCACATCTTGCTCTGCCGAAATAGACAGCGGCGCGGCTCTCTGTTTCCAGCGATTATCATCCGGCTCTAGAGATTAAGCCGCCCAGATCCTCGTCCCTAAACGCCACGGTTTTCCCTTATTAAAACGGACTGTGTCTTTTCCGGACCAAACCGGCCCGTCCGTCTGTCACCGAGGCGCCACATAGCAAGGTTCTACTAAAAAACCTCCCTCGATGGTCTCTGTAGCTTACCACGCGGCACCTGATTGTCTACATAGCCCCGCTTAACGGTACCGGATATCAAGGGTCAACTCAACAAGCAACGGGACAAGCCTGCAGGTTTGGTCGTTTAGGGCTACTCTGCATCCTATGCCGTCCCATGAGACGTGTTATCGGTTTCCGCGAGATCAATTAAGTCCTCCACATCCATCATTAGGCTACGCCTGAGCCGCGTTGCgctataattaaataattagtTAGAATTACTGTTTTCTTTGATTAAAAAATGGTTGGACTATGGTCGGCCTAATTTGTCTGCCTAAAACACTGAACAACATTCTGTATGCATACAGGCAAGAACAGAATTAAGTTATACCAccctccatcatccctccatcattttCTCTATTCTCTATCATTCTGCCTCTACTCTGTCATCCCTTCATTATTAGATAATTTTTCTATCATCCCTCCAACATTCTGTCTATTCACTTTCaaccctccatcattctgtcgtCTGTTCTCACCCTGATactctgttttttttcccagcatgccGTGGGGTGTCCCGGCAGGCCTGTGAAGATGAGTGTGACCTCCTGGTTCCTGGTGAGCAGCTCTGGGACCCGCCACCGGCTGCCCAGGGAGCTCATCTTTGTTGGCCGTGAGGACTGTGAGCTCATGCTGCAGGTGAGAACACGCCtgaccacaacacacacctggacacataGAACACACCTGGATACAATGTACCtgaccacaacacacacctggacacataGAACACACCTGGATACAATGTACCtgaccacaacacacacctggacacataGAACACACCTGGATACAATGTACCTGACCACAACGCAAccggacacacaacacacctgaGCACCACACACCTGGACACCTAGAACACACCTGGATACAATGTACCTGACCACAACACACCTGATCACagcacacctggacacacacaacacacctgaGCACAACACACCTGAGCACAACACAACCggacgcacacaacacacctgaCCACAACACACTTGACCACAACACAACCGGACACACGCAACACACCCGACCACAACACACCTGAGTACAACACACCTGACTACAACACACCAGACAACAACACAactggacacacacatcacacctgaCCATAACACAACTGGACACATACAACACACCTGACAATAACACAaccggacacacacaacacacctgaCCATAACACAACCGgacacccacaacacacctgACCATAACACAACCGgacacccacaacacacctgACCATAACACAaccggacacacacaacacacccgaCCACACACCCCTGACCACAACACACctggacacaacacaacacaccagaCCACGACACaactggacacacacaacacaccagaacacaacacaatgggacacccacaacacacctgACCACAAAtcaactggacacacacacaacacaactgaCCACACCAAATTTGGTTCTACAGAACACATCTGGACAGTTTGCACATACACTTGCAGATTAGCTAAATATTGACCACAAACTTGCTACAAACTAGTTCCAAGCTGAAAGGTTCTGAGTTCAAACACCATTGTCTACAGCTTACCGGTTGGATAAACATTGGCTTAAGGATGTTAATGAATAATAACTTTTGTAGGAAAGTGGGACAACCAAATATAAATTGAGTCCAAACGGGTATTACACTGATGAATCACTCCACATTTTAACTGCCTGAATTCTGTTACTTGTTTCACAAAAATCATGCCAATTTTGAACAGTGGCCAACATGCTGTGCTGCCAGTGTGGTGTGTTTGGCTgtgggttgtgttgtggtttgcagtgtgtattgtgtgtgtgtgtgtgtgtgtgtgttttgtgtgtgtattatgtgtcTATTGTGTTAGGTGAGTTGAGGCTGCAGGTCAGGTGGCACACAGCCTTTGTCTGCAGCATACAGCCACTACACACTAtttgttagcatgttagcatacAGCCACTGAAAACAAACTGTAAGCATGTGTTAATTACAATATACAATATCTGTTAGCATGTGTTTGCATACAGCTAGCAATAATTATCTGTTAGCATGTGTAAGGATTCAGCCACCAAACgatatgtgtttgcatgtgtacaGCCAGTAAATCTGGAGGCATAGGTTAGCATCCAGACCCTCAACACTATGCCTGGCATATCTCAATGACTGCAGCTGAATGCCTGGACTCTACTTACGGTTAACCAGCTGGCGCCTCATCACCATAGACGTTCATTTTATAAACtcaattatttaaaatgttttgcctgtaCGTACGTCAAtcatggcacccattgcactcctgaccatccctggaaggagtttttttcttgccctctggggggctagggtcagggagGGGTCATACATATAtgacctgttaagccctttgagactgtacctgggATTAAcggctatacaaatacattgAATTGATCGTATGCTACAATCGTATGTAGCATACGAATAAAATCCATATTTCAGCAGACAGCTCACAACAAAGCATAGCATCATAACAAGTAATACAGTACACCCTGACAGATGATAAAGGGACTAACAtagcgtacgtgtgtgtgtcgtagTCTCGCAGTGTGGACAAGCAGCATGCAGTCATCAACTATAACCCGGCGACAGACCAGCACCTGGTCAAGGACCTGGGCAGTCTCAACGGGGTGAGCGACTACCGCATCCCGTCATCTTTAACCTTCCTTCTGTTCCCTTTGTACTGCTCTCTAATAATCCAGAATACTTGAAATGTTAAGTAGGAGACAGGCTCACATCAAGTGACCACCAGGGTCTCAGCCGAAAGTCGAAAGTCTCTGGGTTCACCCCCAGTGTCAGCCTCGCCTTTAGGCACCCTGAGTATTCTTTGTGTTTATTGGATGTTTGTTGTGTTGGCTTCCTGTCCAGACGTTTGTGAACGACCTGCGGATCCCAGAGCAGACCTACTTCACCCTCAAGCTGTCGGACATCGTGCGCTTTGGATATGATATCCTTTCAGCCTTTTAAACCTGCTTCCTGTCACCTCATTTGCATCAATACCATGTCGCAGAGCCTTCCCACGACGTCACTTCCtgttttatatgtgtgtgtttgatatctGCCCTCTGTCCAGTTGTTGTTTTTAGAACTAGGGAGTGCAGCACTTGGGTTATTCCAGTATCTACTCCATAACAATGCTTTGATTATTGTCAGCCTCACTTATCATTTTGGATTTATATATTGAGCGGTAAGGATGTTGACCTTAACGTGAACACATACCCATGTCTACACCCTGGAGAAGAGCCAGCACATAGTGCCAGAGGAGGctctgaaggtgtgtgtgtgtgtgtgtgtgtgtgtgtgtgtgtgtgtgtgtgtgtgtgtgtgtgtgtgtgtgtgtgtgtgtgtgtgtgtgtgtgtgtgtgtgtgtgtgtgtgtgtgtgtgttattgctgTTTGTCCACCTGAGCTCCACGGTTGGTctaatgtccccccccctctgccgtTTCAGCATGAGAAGTACACCAGCCAGCTGCAGATGGGCAAACACGCAGAGACGGAGGACCGGCCCCGACCTGAGAAACCGGAGCGCACCAAGACCCAGAACCGTACCCAGATCCAGAACacgagccagagccagagccagagccagacccCGACCCCGAGCCAGACCCCAGGTAGAATCCCTAATACTCCTCCCACACTACCCTAGAAACAGGGTAGAACTATAGGCAGTAAAGAGTGTTGACCGAGCATCCCCATTGGTTTACACTGTTACAAAGCCCTAGATTTGTCTTGAGGGACACCGCCAGTCCTTCAGTGTTTTGCAACCAGCATCGTAAACTATCCATTTTTGGCACATTGAGGGCTGGATTGAGTGTCCCTCTCGCAGTGGCTTACAGGGTCGCTGTTTTAGAATTTAGCAATATACGATTAATTGAATGCAGCACGTTAAAGTCATGTTTCCATTTTCTTAGTAAAACAAACTGAGAATACTGTTTTCTATCAGAGAATACGCACATCTCTGCATCCTGTCCCTTTATGATGATGTAAGCATCATCAGATTTTCATTGTactgcccctccccctttctgcCCTCATCCTGTCTCCATGGAAACAGCTGCCCCACCCATCCGAGCGGAGCATCCATATTTGTACTGTTTCCGAGGGGATGGCCGTCTGCGACAGACACAGTCCTGCTTAACAAttactaaaaataaaaacgcataTATATCTCTAAATCTATATTATAGATATcgacatagatatatatatatgcagtataGATAGAAAGAAATGCCACatagcgacagacagacagaaaggtagaTAGTGAAAGAGTACTTGGTACTTACATAGTACAAATATTATCTTTGTACATGTACGTGTATAATTATATGTGCATtaatatactgtgtgtgtgtgtgtgtgtgtgtgtgtgtgtgtgtgtgtgtgtgtgtgtgtgtgtgtgtgtgtgtgtgtgtgtgtgtgtgtgtgtgtgtgtgtgtgtgtgtgtgtgtgtgtgtgtgtcagactgccCAGGACCCCGGCCGACCCCCCTGTATGGGCAGCCATcctggtggggggaggaggacatgtGCAGCGATGGTCTTCACCCAGGTCTGTATCCTCTGCTCCCTGGCAAAAACGACAGGCCTaacctagcggccatcttggttccatcttGGTACTAAACACCAGCTGCTTCCATCACCCTCATAGTGttaagaaccaagatggctgcccgGTAAACAAGGTCATTTAATACatcatattgtaatgttattggTATGTGTGAAGTAAGTGTTGGTGAACTAGTATGTCAGTGAGGGTGAATTGATAGATTTTTCTTAGCTTTGGGTGTGTTATCTCAAGTGATTAGAAGGAAGCCGTCACGCTTGGCTATTCTCTAATATTCAATTATACTGCTACAGATGCATGTTGGGAAATAATTGCATTGTGCATCATCAACTCCGTTCCCATGAAAGATTTGACCTTTGATGTTATTTTCCAAAGCAGTCTAATGAAGAAAAAACCGGGTCCATTTTTACTGTAGAAACAGAGTTGATGTTGACCAAGCAGCACTTGAGAAAATATCCGCTCGCAGCTCCCCTTTAAACGAACACTAAAGTTGAGAAGTGAGGTTTCCGGTCTAAAGTGTGTCTGAACGCGGTGTCGGCGTGCTGCTTGTGTTCAGAGGCCCAGAACCCCGAGCTGTGTGACTTCAGGGAGAACCAGGCCGGGTTCCCCGGGTACCACCGCGAGGCCAGCTACTTCGAGATCCCCACCAAGGACTTCCACCAGCACCCCAAGTCCCCGGAGGCCGAGCTCCACGAGGTGCCCACCAAGGACACGGACACGCCCCTCGCCacgcccccggccccggcccaggcccaggccccgccctccccgcccacccccacccctcccgtGGTCCAGAGCCACGCCTCCTTCACCATCGAGTTCGATGACTTCACGCCGGGGAAGATAAAGATCAAGGACCACGTGACCAAGTTCACTTCCCGCCAGCGGAAGCAGCAGGCGCTGCACCTGAAGGCCCCGGTGGGAGCGCCCGTGGACCTGATGTCCGCCGAGAGCAAGGTGGCCGACTGGCTGGTCCACAGTGACGTCAGCATGATGAAGAAGAGGCCCACCTGCGAGGACGTCTACAGCACCAAGAGCGACCAGGCCATCAACACCAAGACCctcaaaggtcaggggtcaacctCTATACACTGAGTCACGTGGTTACGCTGTCGTTGACTCCCAGCTACTGGGCTCTGTTCCTAATGTCGCAGCCTCTCTGTAGTCATTCTAGAGTAGGacacccctaaccctgacctgctTATTTAATAATCAATCATTACAATTCCCTAAATAGTAAATAATTGAGGATCATCCACTAAATAgctttattcttttttatttattttttataaatgaaaaaatcATAATGCACAGAAGCTGGGCTTGATACAGTGGTTCCATGTCAGCCAAGTAACAAGTATGTCTTGCAAATCACAAAGCTGTGCCCTGTCCAGTGTTGGAGCTCTCGGTTTCCTAAAgggttgttcttgttgttcagGTCACCACCACGAGGATGGCACCCAGAGCGACTCTGAGGAGCCCGTTCTGGTAGGGAGGCGGAGCAAGTCCAACCACTCGGTCCAGACCGACCAGTCCGAAGTGTCCCAGCAGACGGTCAAATCGGGTCAGTCCGTCTGCTCCCAGGAGGCGGTCCCCATGCCTGCTGTCGTCTCCCCGTCCTTTCCTGACTCGCTTTCCCAGAGCCCGCCGCAGAGCCACTCTCCCCCAAACCAGACCCCCATCCAGGAGCCGCCGACCCAGGTGTCCCCACACCACGGGTCCCCGAGCCAGGGCTCTCccagccagacctccaccccagGGCCCCCGGAGCACCTCAGCCAGCAGGCCTTCATCATCGAGTTCTTCGACGACAACCCTCGTAAGAAGCGCTCCCAGTCCTTCACCCACACCCCGGCCCAGGCGGACTCCTACTCGGCCCTCAAGGCCAAGATGGAGCGCCGCAAAGGCACTGAGCGGCCGGCCTCTGTGCACggccacctcccccccacccagcaggTGACCGTTCCCCTGAAGGCCCAGGGCCACGGGACCCCCCAGCGGTCCAGCTCTCTGAAGAGGGAGAAGACGGAGGGGGACGTGCTGGCCTCCGCCACCCCGCgcgccccccccaccagacCTTTCGGCAGCGTGGGGAAGAAGTCCAAGCTGGTGCAGGAGTTCGCCGCCGAGTTCCTCAAGGACTCTGGGGGTCCGCCGTCTCCGACCAGGGACAGGCCGGGCCCTCCCCCCATGTCGGCCCCACCCGTCATGGTGTCCCCCGCCTGCATGCACCTCCCTTCCCCACAAGAAAGCCCCAAGACCCCCACCCCGGCCTCGTACCCCTCCTCGCCTGCTCCCCCTGTCCCCGTGTCCAGCACTCTGACCCCCACCCCTACGCGGAGTACCCTGGCCGCCTCTCTCGGCCCGCCCGCCTCTCCGGCCCGCCAGCCCGGCCCCGCCCAGGCCGCCATGCTCCCTCCGGGTCTAGTGCGGGGACTGGACCCCCGCACCCAGCGGGTGGGCCGGAACGAGGAGGACGACAGCCTGAGTGACGCGGGGACCTACACCATCGAGACCGAGTGCCACGAcacagaggtggaggaggcccgCAACATGATAGACCAGGTCGGTCCGCAGTGGCTGGGGCCGGACGTCTACAGAGTTATTAACACACTTTAACCTGCCGGGCCTCTCGGCTGTTGAAGCAGAATcctcctatatatatatacaacggAAAAGTGCTTGAAATAGATTTATATTATTGCGCTAGACTTAACCTGTGTAACAGGGTACAGAAAATGATACATGTATCAATGTATCACGTATTAAGCTCTACAAAGTCGAATAATATGTCCTATACATACGAGATGTGTTTCTGAATTTGCATTACGTTGGAAATGCACGACACACCTCTTGACCTTCATctctacttcctgtttcctgtcttccctctgtgctgctccctcctcccgcatgctctgacctctgacccctgacagGTGTTTGGTGTCCTGGACTCTCCAGAGTATAGTGGAGTAAACTCCTCTGTTTATAGGCCAGTCATTAATGAGGGGAAGGATGAGCACACTAGCCTTGAGATCGATGGTAGTGCTGTGGATCCAATGCATGGCTTTAACCCGGCCACTATCAGTGGCACCACGACCGGCCCGGTGCAGGTAAACATAAACCCAGGACGATACCACTGTGTAACGTTTGGGAGAACACCACTGCATGTCCCAATCCACTGCATGTGTTCCACTTAATGTACACCCTACTTTTCTCCTGACCCCCATCTAGTTCATCTTATACCTTGGTTGCTTTAAGGTCTGTTCATCTCCGTCGTCTTCTGGGGATGGTGATGAAATGTTGTGTTGCAGGTTCCTCCTGCTAACGCAGCAGGAATGGAGGGCCCAAAGTGGGTCTCTCGCTGGGCCAGTCTGGCTGACAGCTACGCCGAGGGGGCCTCGCCCCCCTCTGTTGGGGAATCTCTGGATGGTGAGCTGATGAGATCTTGTTGTTGAGTGGCAAACTCAATCCGAATGGCCCTTGTTCATATATGGAatattgttttagtttttaaGGCCTCATTGGATCCCTGTTTTCCTTTTTTAGATTCTCGCTACCTATCCAGCCGGTCAGTGATGAGCCAGTCAGAGTCAGAGTGCAGCCAGGTTTCCCGCACCAAGAGGCTGCTACCCCAGGTTCCTCCTGGGGAGAGACTGGagggcagcacccccagcatcCTGATCCAGCAGGACTCTTACCCTGGACCAGAAACCCTGGACAGAGAAGCCAGGGCCACATGCCCTCCCGAATCTGGCCAGTTGCTTAGCATCAGAGACGACGTGGACCCGGACAGCCTGAGCGACACCAGCCGTTCGGACGATGGACAGGAGCGAGCTCACAGGACCAAGGCCAAGACCACGGCCAAGGCCTCGTCCAGAGCTCCTGTGCCTCAGGTCAGACCTTCAGAGAGGGTTTCTCCGTCCCCGTCCAC
Encoded proteins:
- the cep170bb gene encoding centrosomal protein of 170 kDa protein B isoform X3, translating into MSVTSWFLVSSSGTRHRLPRELIFVGREDCELMLQSRSVDKQHAVINYNPATDQHLVKDLGSLNGTFVNDLRIPEQTYFTLKLSDIVRFGYDTHVYTLEKSQHIVPEEALKHEKYTSQLQMGKHAETEDRPRPEKPERTKTQNRTQIQNTSQSQSQSQTPTPSQTPDCPGPRPTPLYGQPSWWGEEDMCSDGLHPEAQNPELCDFRENQAGFPGYHREASYFEIPTKDFHQHPKSPEAELHEVPTKDTDTPLATPPAPAQAQAPPSPPTPTPPVVQSHASFTIEFDDFTPGKIKIKDHVTKFTSRQRKQQALHLKAPVGAPVDLMSAESKVADWLVHSDVSMMKKRPTCEDVYSTKSDQAINTKTLKGHHHEDGTQSDSEEPVLVGRRSKSNHSVQTDQSEVSQQTVKSGQSVCSQEAVPMPAVVSPSFPDSLSQSPPQSHSPPNQTPIQEPPTQVSPHHGSPSQGSPSQTSTPGPPEHLSQQAFIIEFFDDNPRKKRSQSFTHTPAQADSYSALKAKMERRKGTERPASVHGHLPPTQQVTVPLKAQGHGTPQRSSSLKREKTEGDVLASATPRAPPTRPFGSVGKKSKLVQEFAAEFLKDSGGPPSPTRDRPGPPPMSAPPVMVSPACMHLPSPQESPKTPTPASYPSSPAPPVPVSSTLTPTPTRSTLAASLGPPASPARQPGPAQAAMLPPGLVRGLDPRTQRVGRNEEDDSLSDAGTYTIETECHDTEVEEARNMIDQVFGVLDSPEYSGVNSSVYRPVINEGKDEHTSLEIDGSAVDPMHGFNPATISGTTTGPVQVPPANAAGMEGPKWVSRWASLADSYAEGASPPSVGESLDDSRYLSSRSVMSQSESECSQVSRTKRLLPQVPPGERLEGSTPSILIQQDSYPGPETLDREARATCPPESGQLLSIRDDVDPDSLSDTSRSDDGQERAHRTKAKTTAKASSRAPVPQVRPSERVSPSPSTKSTCFYIGSDSPGKADPPRSLKEAPSKNPPTTVLIRHLSGHEPRRTSVKPNSSAPNLQLQDKDSVPTKDGAIVRQESFTKERQSDTVQKKKLPHISSHPSIRDMEQRKEAAPDVFFKESEGPLFHSSGSGRSSKKGGSSSHMGDSLSGDSDVDTASTVSQVSNKNTPVTSVSKKRSVISGLQKEKSSSSPSIQEKGRQLSARERLSEKRRGQVGSDASGGKAEAAKRFHMRRSAGNRGSLDLSEGQPGQSHGDNVSSDHEAGSRTSGRTKKLTAPLQKEDNGKTSKTAAQQVLTRSNSLSAPRPTRASMLRRARLGETSDNEGAETDRGSQNSDHVGAASKGSAEKKLSRLDILAMPRKRAGSFTTPSDNEAGPPPAGRNSYSGREPGGSNRKSSVGDARQAAAKGSGAAAKQTAGRTRSNGTKYSGTASRRRQKGSDYSSSSEEEYETSPGTSKPRRSSQPSAPSQPHRGRTAPSRPKSISVETEDDDPQNDVDPYQNWTTHSAEIAKLSHDLAKDLAILAREINDVAGDGDPPVAIAGTPISSPSSQPNTPASPISSREEVILDNLMLNPVSQLSQAIRENTEQLAEKMKVLFHNKAEVWEEIEAKINAENEIPILKTSNKEITSILQELRRVQRQLEVINTIVEPSSLQVGALGPTSTSQTRPSARDKKPTSRPLGDRPRGGPSSSNANESTKRSSRGAAGGGGGGHHMS